The Magnolia sinica isolate HGM2019 chromosome 11, MsV1, whole genome shotgun sequence DNA window ATGATAGtgtttaaccattaaaaacttctcacaggttacaaaaattttggatcaagctgatatttttttttgatTTCATCCAGTTttcttgtgaccttataaaaatattggatgatgtggatatacaatacatgcatcaaggtggccctcacTAGTTGGGCAGCACCGTGTTGAATAATGCTAGGGTCACACCAACTCCTCTTCACATCTTGGGTGGTAAGCTCCTTGATGCCCATCAgattgtttgtgaaaaatccacactgtccatccattttttcagatcatcttaAGTCATGACCCAGAAAATGAGTCAGACCCAAtgtttaagtagaccacactagtAAAATATATTTTACGGTTTTAACAttatccatcgttgaaaccttcttagagcccaCTTGCAATTCAGATCTACTTCATTATTTCAGCTAATGGCCTTTGACGATCAcacgaaacagatggacggttccgatcaccTGGTAGGATGACTATGGGCCCCATAGTATATATATCGTGCGGTCGTTCCAAATGGCAGGATTATTCTTATGAAAACGAATGCCTGGAGGGCTGGCGTAGCGTCTTTCGAAACTTTAGGCGGATTACTTTAAATAACTGGAAAGTAAGCGAGTTTCCGAATGTCGACATGAAGGCAGGCGGTGATTCCagaaaaaacctttaaaaaaaaaaaaaaaaaaaaaaaccaaatatcatctcAATATTAACATAATTGTTATTTAAAGTTTTAACTTATTCATCATTATTTAATTACACggtaaattttaataataattagTTTATattaaatctttttattttttttagtgagATCTTCCCAATTATATTACAAGaaaaaactcaaaaattataaatCTCTCTAGAAATTGCTGAGAATGAGATCAGTCGCTATGGCTGTAAGATATTCATGATGGTGTCTTTAAGAGACCGATGGTAATCCCATGAGTGACACACACCTGCACGCGCACATAGAGCAATGCCTTTGGACATATTTGCCCTTGTAATTAGTCTTCACAACATTAATTAAAAGTGAGAATTCATCCAAAAAGTACAACTGCTTTGCAGGAGAGAAGATTTTCCCATACAAGGGATAGGCAAGATTTTACCACACAAGGAGCAGTGTAGACTTAAACCCACTTCCTTTCACTTCTTATAGGGTTTTCCAACAACGACGCAAGTGACCGTACAtggataatgattatttactcttgtaattgtgcAGCAACATGTACATTTTTTGTTTCACTACAAAATTATCATAAAAATGATAGTTTTATAATTACTTCATTTACGTGTGTATTTGACTCATAATCTCTATTTAAACAAACAACTGTAAACAATAGTGATGGTTCATTTACTTCGCATTTCATAgaaaattggaaaataaaacttgACCGTAATGTGTGTAGCCAACACTCGCAATTATCCTTACAACATAAGCCCCAAAATTAAGCAGATCAACAGTCAAGTGGAGCATAAGCCTCATGACCTATCTATGAAAATTCCCCAGTTCAAGTGTTTACATGAGAAATAATACCAAGGGTACGCCTTGAGTCGATTTGAGATTAGCATTCAAATATCATTGAGAAATCAAAATTgcaacttaaaaaagaaaaagaaaataaaaggaaaatgtaGTAAAATTgcaacttaaaaaagaaaaagaaaataaatggaaATTGTAGTTTTCTTGAGAAGCATTTATCCAACGGTATGGGAAGTTGGGACTTGAGAGGGACAACCATTGTTGCCTCGACCATGGTCAGACATATTCTGGCTCAGGTTTATAGTTCAATACAATCCAAAATAAATTTTCTCATCAGGTTGGCtcagtttgtttttcaatttgccTGATTTGTAGCTTGTGTTCCCTTTGTTTGACGGGCTGTTATGATGCACTAGCTCAACATGGTTAGACCTTATTGgtattttttatcttttcttctatAAACTGATACTTTATTAATTAGTGTGATCCAATTAGTACAGCCAGTAGAATTAATTCATATACAGATATTTATATCATACTAGTTACtggtacaatatatatatatatatatatatatatatagagagagagagagagagagagagagagagagagagagagagagaggaatgctcacctgtgcaccagtTCTCACAAGAACTCGTGAGAACTGGTTTAGATTCTGCGCTCAGTTCGTATTACGGGAGATGAGTTCTGAAAAGGTTCTCACGAGTTCTAGCAAGATTTGGTGTGCAGGTGTGCattcctacacacacacacatatataaggtggtaCAATTTCATTTGAAGGATGAGTGGTACAATTATTCTTTTTAGTCATTATTGTGAAATCTTTTGTTTCTTTCATTTGAGTTGGACAAAAGTCATTAACATGCCTGTTCTCATTAAATAAAAATGCACATTTCGTTTCCAACAATGAAATTACTCATTTAATCTTGGTTGCGTACACAAAGTTCCTTTGTCAAATGCCATTATTTGACTTATTGGTTGTTATGAAATAAACTATTCTTCCAAGATCATGATTATGTGAGAATGGAATAGTTTTGAAATTAATTGTTCCGTGTGAACTTTAAATTACACTTTAAATTATCGGAATATAATTTGCATTAATTATTCTTATGCAAATAAAGACAACCTGCTCCGTTGACTGACCTCAGGTTGGGAAGGCAGTGGTGcaggcatcacaatgggctgcatctttcaaaaataaaaataaaaatttgcaaaTAAAAGAACCAATAAAGCTAATTATACAAGTATTCTACAACctattatatataattaaaaataaataaatctatatCAATTAGTTGAATAGTTATACACATTTGATTGAACTATATCAAACTAGAGCATTTCTCAAAAAGATATCTAATTACAAACTATGAATTCGAACTTGAATCAGTCAAACTGCAATTCAAGTAAATGTGGACTAGAAAGCTATATTACTAACAAATTAATGGCTTCCAAACAATAATCAATTAAAAATTGGCTATTTTGAATTCTGAAGAACATTTCATGCTCTTTGCAATGATATAAAAACCACCATTCACGAGTCAACGAAAAAAAGCCAACTATGGGAATGGTTGAGAAACTCAAAATGGCATCTCCAATGTAATGGATTTCCATGAAAAAAGGGACATCTATCTTAAATTAAGGATTTGTCAATGATAACAttgaaaaagacaaaaaagaGTGCAATTATACAATCCGAgttttacaactctttaaatgaTCAAAACATCCCCATCTTTAGAGGAATTAGTCAAATTTTGTATAGTACCATCCCAATTTCGAGTTGGTACAAGTGGTTTCCATGGCTTGGTGACCCGAGCCGTCGATATGAAAGGTTCGACCATAGACCGATCAGGGAACAAAAAACCGCCAAATTGGGAAGTACAGAAATGGTCAAAATTCAACTAAAAaggtcccacttgtacaaactgaaaacccaaccTTCACTGTATATTTCAGCTGAGAATTGAATATACCTTATAACCTCTCCTAGATAAGATACATTTTTAGAGGAACTGCATACCTCCAGTTATCATAGGCTAATCACTGTCCCAAGTCTCATCAACCTGCTTTGGTGTCTTCATCCTTTTCCCATTCATGTCCTTTACCTCATTCACCTCACTCTCTTTGCCACTGTCACTGTCACTGTCACTGTAGTAATCATGATCACCCACTTTAGACACTCTCACATCCCGTTCATCCTCATCATCCGATCCCCACAACCCATCATCAGAACCATCTAATATATTATCAGATCCAGCATCCTCTCCAACACTCTTTCCTCTCAACCTGTCACCACCACTTCTCTGAAAAGCTTCCCTATGCCTAGCCCTGACCTCCTGTTTCCTGTCCACTGCCCTCGATACCATCAACTCATTATCTGAACCATCCACATCGCTGTCCAGACCAGCCAGCTTACCCACATCATCCGAATCCCATTCATCTCCACCCGACGCCCCATCACTTTCATCACCACTATCCCATCTACGTACATTTGTTGTCCTTTGCCAATCGCGTGTATTATTCCAATCTCTCCCTCTTGTCTCATCCTCTGAATCCCCACTTCCCGACATGGGACGCCTTCTGCCTCTGGACCCCACGTCTTCGTTGTTCCAATACCTTATCTTACTCGACTCTTCTTTTTCTGCAGCTTCCTCAGCCGCCCATTCCTGATCAGCTGCATCTTCAATTTCGGCTATGAATCTGTCAAGCTCCTCTTGGTCACTGTCCTCAGAAGGTGGGGCAGGGTCGTCATCTGCGTCAGGTTCGGAACTGGGCTGTTTGTCACCATGGAAGACATACGGGCTCCCTTGCTTCTCGTCGATTGCTCGGAAAAATGTAGATGCTACTCTTTGGATGCTGGCCATGGCAACAGGGTCCTCAGGATTTACACCCATACGCCGAAGTTGCTGCTCTAGCTTTTTTATGTTTAGTTTCTGGGAGTCAAGAGCTTGCTCGAATCTAGCCTTGAATAATGCCTGCATATTAATCAACGCAAGCATGCTTTCTTAAGGATAGTAGAAAGAAACTCCAATCAAATTCTACATTGCATGGTTGGCAACTACATGGATGGGCAAACTTGGAAATGAATTATAAGGTCCTTAGCCTCTGCAAATGTACAGTTTGTTGCAGGTTTTAAATTCTTCATATTGGGGGCCTGCGGTTCACTGATCAAGACATTGATCAGATGCGCCTCACTGTGGATGGGGAATTGCCCAAAAATCTCCCATATCAGAAGATCCTAGAGAACAATATTCTGGCCTTTTCTCTGCTAATGCAGACCTTAGGTATGTTTATCTTAATCCTCTATTTGCAGGCCATAGATGGAAGGTTATGGATCTTCCTATCTCAGATATTTCTTTTGCATCACAGCCaaccatagtgggacccatagataAACGGTCAGGAACAACCAACTGCGGACCCACATGTACAATGGAGAATTGGGAGCATAAGCAAACTATAAATTTTCAGAGGCCAAAGACAATACACTTCACCCAACTATACCCCATAGAAACATGAGTAAAtaagaatacacacacacacacacacactcacacactccCTCTCTCTACAATGTCCAAACAATTACCTGGACCATCATGTGTCCTAGACTCCTAGTTGAAGTCCTTGTCTAGATGAATAGACTAAGGTGTTGtttgataaactgaaaaataagctcTGAAAGTCAAGTgctgaattgtaattttgaaataattttagggatattttagtcaaaagtgaaaagaaattttaacACCACCACCACACTCAGCATTCAGCCTTCAGCATTAAGTGAAGGGAGGGGAGCTGAAAAAAGATCCATATTttcagtgaaaattaatttaagcacttGATAAATTGGATTTGCCAAAATATCTGAATCAGTGAAAATCTCAATTTTCAATGATAAGCactgaaaataagttttatcaaaCGGCCCCTAAGATAAGTTTACCAAGTATGCTTGAATCAATTTGATGGGTCAAAACACAGTTGGGCTTCCCAAGAAACACATCTACTAAAAGACATTAAAACAATATGACTagtatataataaataaataaaaatgataaaaaaaggtTTCTCTAACATGTTATCATGGACATGGCAGTTTTTCTAAAGACAACACTGCGAAGGCTTCCTTGTGAGAGTAGGGTCTCGAATCCAGCTCTCCACCACATGCCAACAAGGCATATGCGTTCaaagatccaagctgttcatgaGGTCATCAGGCAGGCCCCACTACATATCTCCCTGGCAGGAAATCAAGCCGGCCGAGTAATTGGGTGGGACGTGTGTTGAATGTCCATTGCTTGGTCATTTTTTACGCGCATACACAGCCAAGGTCTTGAACAGACCGGTTCAATTTTCAGGCTACAGGTTCATGGCTTATGACAGCGGGGCCCAGTGTGACAAATCTAGCAAAATTTCGATCAAATGATATTATCACAATACTACGCAAGATTGTCAAAATCTTGCCAGCTTTTTATAGTTCACAATTTTATTGCAAAATTACCACAATTTTAATGCAAATTTATTTAAgagttaaaataataattttatatctatattttcaaaattaaaatcatTAAATTATTTATAATTAAATTATCTTCAGCCGTGTTGTCAGAATAGTACAATTCGCGATTCATATGGTATCGTAAGGGTGTACGATTCAAATCAAAACGGAAATTGCAAATCTTAAATGATCATACGATTGCTATATCAAATCGTAAGATAATCATAGAATTGCATAAATGGGCCAAAAATTACATTAAAAAAGAATCAAGATGtttatttatattaattttttcttccttttatccTTTTTCTTATAAAAAACGCAAAAAGGCCCTCACGCTTATTCTTTTTTTCTACCTTCTTTTTGCccattttttcttccttttttaaatTCCTTTTTACAGTTTTGTCATTTTACACATGATATGCATATTGTATGCATGTTCTCAATTGATAAGATTATGATATGCGATTACTTTTATGTTGTACATTGATGGGAAATAGATTAttgatgaattttatttttttcctgatttatttGCATTTTTCAGATGTTTTCGATTGTTTtaagaaataaaaaggaaaaagaataaagaaaaagaaatcttaTGACTTGTGACTCGAtgtgattcaacccctattacaaTTTGCAATACaacaatgattttgacaacattgatcttCAGTgagaaaaaaacataaaaatttgaaaatctctcaAGAAATTCGCGGGCCGAGAAATTGCTAAGAACGAGATTGGTCACTATTGCAGTGCCCACTTGATGAAAAGCCTAGATCTCTCACTCACATGCCACATCAGGATGCATGACGAGAGAAAAATACAACTCCTGCAGCGAGCATCGATGTTTCCCTATAAACATTAGTGTCCTTGTTACACTACCTCAGTATGGCCAAATAAATTAACTGAAAGTTGAGAAGCAGCATCCTTCAAACCAATTTGAATGATCAAAACCAACTCAAGCTTCCCTAAATCTTGTGGAGAGGACTCCAAAGCAAAAGCATGTCAATGCATTCCCACTACCCATGAAATGGTTATGTGAAAATGTATAACAACAAAGGACATCACCGATCATCACATACCTTCCTTTTAGTCAGGGTGTTGATGGGTATCAGATTCTTCGGCTGCCTATAGTTTCTGCCACGGAACATGATAATTGTTTTCACGTCGTGTACATTAACCACAATACCACCACTTAATCTTGCAAGCATGGTCGCCATCTCTCTGATTTTTTCCTTTGGGAAGTTATCACAACAAACTTGCACCGTCTCATGGAACTTCCAATGGAGATGCATGTTTTGGACAACACCCCCGAAGACTCCACGGACACCAACAGGCACGTAATTTCGGTTCCTGAAGCCAATCTTCTTGTAGGCCTGGAGCTGCTCTGAAGTCAGCAGCTCAGGGTCATGCCGAGGAGCTGGTAGCTCTGGTAGCTCATACTTCTTGAGTTTTTGTAAGAGCAAAGCCACTTTCTTCTTGGCCTTCATACAAAACATAAGAAACAACAAACGGAATTAGTTGATGTgaagataaaagaaataattaaatCAGTCAGTAAAATCAGATACTGATTTTGTAATTTATGATGACAAATTACAGAAGAGGTACTGGATGACATGTAAATTTTCTACCATTTCTAAAATGATGGTGAAGATGGTGACTAGTTGTCTACATCAATCCAAACTGCCCAAATTGTCAGATACACCAGCAATGGAGTCTATAGCCCAAATATCACGCCAATCAGAAAATCTGACAAACTGATATCACTCATTAAATTTGACACTTTGTTTGcccatttgatggccaccaattggatggtcaaGGCAATCAGAAGTGTGAATTTTTGGGATATGTTGCACACATAATGGATCCACAATTTGAACAGTTGGACTGAGATACATTTATGATGTG harbors:
- the LOC131219331 gene encoding CRM-domain containing factor CFM9, mitochondrial; protein product: MPTMWAMRNIQRHCLKTISLLQNQNFLLRGVSSHCYESNIIKPRSVNEVNFSSISSLGYLHGSRSMSTTRGRSMRSKVEKRMRRETGKTLREIRRAKKLRKKLMTDEERLIYSLRRAKKKVALLLQKLKKYELPELPAPRHDPELLTSEQLQAYKKIGFRNRNYVPVGVRGVFGGVVQNMHLHWKFHETVQVCCDNFPKEKIREMATMLARLSGGIVVNVHDVKTIIMFRGRNYRQPKNLIPINTLTKRKALFKARFEQALDSQKLNIKKLEQQLRRMGVNPEDPVAMASIQRVASTFFRAIDEKQGSPYVFHGDKQPSSEPDADDDPAPPSEDSDQEELDRFIAEIEDAADQEWAAEEAAEKEESSKIRYWNNEDVGSRGRRRPMSGSGDSEDETRGRDWNNTRDWQRTTNVRRWDSGDESDGASGGDEWDSDDVGKLAGLDSDVDGSDNELMVSRAVDRKQEVRARHREAFQRSGGDRLRGKSVGEDAGSDNILDGSDDGLWGSDDEDERDVRVSKVGDHDYYSDSDSDSGKESEVNEVKDMNGKRMKTPKQVDETWDSD